A single window of Verrucomicrobiota bacterium DNA harbors:
- a CDS encoding aspartate aminotransferase family protein has translation MLPELRTSIPGPESLRLSERLRRVESRNVTFLSSDFPIFWERAEGVNVWDVDGNRFLDWSSAFAVAGLGHRNEAIGQALSGQAERLLHGMGDVHPPALKVELLERLSQMTYERWGLGPAKSVLSSSGFEAVETALKTAVLATGKPGVVTFEGGYHGLGYGTLGAGSFPKFARPFAKQLGSWGQRVPFPCCPDELTAVRAELTLALQSGEVGAILVEPIQGRGGVRIPPAGFLGMLREVADAFGAVLIYDEIFVGFHRTGRLFACEWEAPAYPDLLCVGKALTGGFPLSACIGRSEIMDAWPESDGEALHTSTFLGHPLGCAMALAALSQHADGSVRSLVGERGRKLEASLRAADLPVKEIRGRGLLWGIECQQALGPIASGALARGLIALGGGETGRVLELVPPFAIGDEEIDYSIAQLKELLLQASDEG, from the coding sequence ATGCTGCCCGAACTGCGGACGTCCATTCCGGGACCGGAATCGCTGCGACTGAGCGAACGGCTCCGGAGAGTGGAGTCGCGAAACGTGACCTTTCTTTCCTCTGATTTCCCCATTTTTTGGGAGCGGGCGGAAGGGGTGAATGTTTGGGACGTGGATGGAAATCGCTTTCTCGATTGGTCGTCGGCCTTCGCGGTGGCCGGGCTGGGGCATCGCAATGAGGCGATCGGGCAAGCTTTGTCCGGGCAAGCGGAGCGGCTGCTCCACGGTATGGGTGATGTCCATCCGCCGGCCCTCAAGGTGGAGCTATTGGAGCGACTCAGCCAGATGACTTATGAGCGCTGGGGCCTGGGACCTGCCAAATCGGTCCTTTCCAGTTCGGGCTTCGAGGCGGTGGAGACCGCTTTGAAGACGGCGGTCCTGGCCACGGGAAAGCCGGGCGTGGTGACCTTTGAAGGAGGCTACCATGGCCTGGGCTACGGGACGCTAGGGGCTGGGTCCTTCCCCAAATTTGCTCGACCGTTCGCCAAGCAGTTGGGTTCCTGGGGTCAGCGGGTGCCTTTTCCCTGCTGCCCGGATGAGCTGACGGCGGTCCGGGCGGAATTGACGTTGGCCCTCCAGTCGGGGGAGGTCGGGGCCATTCTGGTGGAGCCGATCCAAGGTCGGGGTGGGGTGCGCATCCCACCGGCCGGGTTCCTGGGGATGCTGCGGGAGGTGGCGGATGCCTTCGGAGCGGTCCTGATTTACGATGAGATTTTTGTAGGCTTTCATCGGACGGGGCGCCTTTTTGCCTGCGAGTGGGAAGCGCCGGCCTACCCGGATCTTCTCTGCGTGGGCAAGGCCCTGACGGGGGGCTTTCCGCTTTCCGCCTGTATTGGGCGCTCGGAGATCATGGACGCTTGGCCGGAGAGCGATGGGGAAGCGCTCCACACCAGCACGTTTTTAGGCCATCCTCTGGGCTGCGCTATGGCCTTGGCCGCCCTCAGCCAACACGCGGACGGGTCGGTCCGTTCGCTGGTGGGGGAACGGGGGCGGAAGCTGGAGGCCTCCCTCCGGGCAGCGGACTTGCCGGTGAAAGAGATCCGCGGGCGAGGCTTGCTCTGGGGAATCGAGTGCCAGCAAGCGCTCGGTCCGATCGCCTCCGGGGCGCTCGCGCGCGGTTTGATTGCCCTTGGCGGAGGCGAGACGGGGAGGGTCTTGGAATTGGTCCCGCCTTTTGCGATCGGCGATGAGGAGATCGACTACAGCATCGCCCAGCTGAAGGAGCTTCTGCTGCAAGCTTCCGACGAGGGGTAA